From the genome of Alcanivorax sp.:
ACCGAGGAGGCTTCGCCCAGGTTGATGCAGTTGCCTTGCTCCTGGGCAAGGATATCCCGCCAGCCCACCACAGACGGCAGACCGGTCTCATCACAGCGATCCGGATGCTCGATAAAGGTGCTGAGTCGTTGTTGCTGCGCATCGCGCAAGGCGCGCTGCAGGGTAAAGCTGATCAGAGCGGCATCGTGTTCAAGCTCTGGCAGTCGGTCCGCCAGACTGGCCGGTTGTGCTTTTGGGGCCAACGCGCACAGGGTGCCGAAAAGCGCACCGCGGGCATCCAGCAGGGGCAACCCCACATAAGCACCGATTTCCAGATCATCGTTGATGGGGGCCGCCCGGTATGGCGAGGCTTCACGGGTATCGGTAACGATGCAGGGACCATCCTGCTCCACCATGCGAATGCAGTAGCTGCGTTGCCACTCAATCCTGTGACCTTGCTCCAGGCCGTAATGGTCGTCGTTCACTCTCAACAACCACATGACGTCATCACGCACGCGGGTAATCATCCACAGCGCCATGCCATGGCGCTGCTGGAGCCGCTGCAGGTGAGCGTCAAGCAGGGCCTCGCTGGATGAATAGCGAACGGGGCGGTTAGAGCGGGAAACAGGCATATAAAGAAGGGCGTGATGTTTGAGTTCATTATCACGCCCTACTTTACGGCTGTGCAAGGGGGCTTTCTGTTAAGGGTTCGAGGGTTCTGGTGATTGGATACAGAACCCTACCCCGGGAAGGGTGTTGAGAAGGTGGTTGGCGAAGGGCTTGTCCACGGCCTTGCGCAGGTTGTAGAGATGGCTGCGCAGGGCATCAGAATCTGGAACCAGGTCTCCCCACAGTTCTTGCTCAAGCTGTTCCCGGCTTACAACCTTGGGGGACTCTCGCATCAGGATGCGAAGAATCCGGAAAGCAGTGGGGGACAACTTCAGCGGTTGGCCTGCTCGACGGGCTTCCTGGCGGGCGGGATCCAGTTCCAGATCGTCAACTTGCAGGGTATTGGCAGTCACTTCGCGGCGCTGCCGGCGAATCTGGGCATGCACCCGGGCGGCCAGTTCCGGCAGGGCGAACGGTTTGACGATGTAGTCATCGCCGCCATTGCGAAAACCTTCCAGCTTGTCGTCAAGCTGATCACGGGCGGTCATGAAGATCACCGGCATATCCAGGGTCAGCTCTTCCCGTACCGAGCGGCAGAATTCGAAACCGCTTTCCCCGGGCAGCATCACGTCCAGCAACATCAGGTCGTAATGATGTTCCTTGACCAGTTCACGGGCCAGGTGCGTGTTGCCCGCATAATCCACCGTGGCGCCTTGCTGCTCAAGAAATTCGAGCACGGTCTGCGCCAGTTGGCGGTGGTCTTCGACCAATAGAATCGAGAGGTTGTCCACGGTGCTGCTCCTGTACAAAGTTCCGATTTTGTACAACCAAGATTGCCCTGTCCGTTGTCAACGGGGCGTCAACATGGCATCACTTTTCAGTGTCCGTTCTGCCGGCCGGGCTCGCAAGTCCCAGGCGATGAACAGCTTTCAGTCGCTCAGTGCGCCGTTACGGGCAAAGCGCTGGCGATAATGGCTGGGTGACAAGCCGGTATGCCGCTTGAACAACCGGGAAAAGCTGCTCACATCCTGATAGCCCACCTGCTCTGACAGTTTCGCCAGATTGGATGCGCCCCGTTCCAGCATCTTGCGGGCGGCTTCGATGCGTACCCGCTGCAGGTACTGCAAGGGGGGCTCGCCCAAGGCGGCGGTGAAGCGGCGCTGGAGCTGGCGAGGGCTGATGTGAACCTTTTCCGCCAACTGCGCCAGGGAGGCGGATTGATGAAAGTGTTCATGAATCCATGCCTGCACGGTGTGGACCTGTTCATCCTGGTGGTAACTGTGGGCAGGCAGACCGGCATAGATGCTTTGCAGATCGTTGCGCACATCGATGACAAAGGCGCGAGCCAGCTCCCGGGCCAGATCCGGGCCGCAATAACGTTCCACCAGCAGAATACTCAGGTCCCGCCAGGCGGTGCCGCCTCCGGCACAGAAAATAGTGTCCGAGCGGGTGATCAATTCCCGTTCATTGAGCTGTACCTGGGGGTAGCGGTGACGGAACTGCTGGCTGAAGCCCCAGTGGGTGGTCGCGGTTCGCCCATCCAGCAAGCCTGCCTCCGCCAGCAGGAAGGCCCCGGTGCAATTGCTGGCCAGGTCGGCGCCGGCTGCATGCATCTTCCTCAACCAGGGGAGGACGTCCTTTTGCTGCTTCAGCACACTCTCGATGGGGGCGCCGATGGTGGGTACGACCACCAGATCCACTTTCTCCACCTGATCGATGGCGGCATCTACTGCGATACGCAGGCTCGGCGTGCAGCGCACCGGGTTACCGTCCCGGGAGACGATGCGAACGGAGAACTGTCGATCCAGTGGCTCGCCCTGGATACGGTTCCAGGTGACGCCGGTCAGGCTCAACAAATCCACGATGCCGGTGAGCGCGGAGGCAAAGACGCCGTCATAGGCGAGAACTGCAACTTGGTACATAGTGACGTGATCAGCCATAAATAAGTCATAGGCGACAATGCCAGAGACCCTTTGCCGGTGGCAAGCTGATTAACTATCAAGAGGGCTGGCGGATCGGTGACTCGCTGGCGCAATGACTGACCCTTATACCCTGAGTCAGGCACCCAGCCACTATGGCCCTCGCACCCTGACATCTGCCCTAATGCATCAAAGGAGCCCTGTTCGTGAGCGACACCATTCTTGACCGGCGAGATCTGCGCTTCCAGTTGTTTGACGTGCTGGACACCGATGCATTGCTGGCCCGCCCGCGCTTTGCCGAGCACAGCCGCGAAACGATCGAGGCGGCACTGGATACGGCCGAGAAACTGGCCCGGGAAAAATTCGCCAATCACAACACCCGGGCAGACAAGGAAGAGCCCAGCTTTGTTGACGGCAAGGTGGTCATGCTTCCCGAGGTCAAAGAAGCCTTTGACGCCTATATCGAAGCCGGATTCCTGGCCGCACGGGCCAGCTTTGAAGAGGGTGGCATGCAACTGCCGGAAACGGCGGCGGCAGCCTGTACCGGGATGTTCACCTGCGTAAATCCCAGCACGACGGTGTATCCGTTTCTTACCGCCGCGGCGGGCAATGTGATCCGGAACTTCGCCAGTGAATCGCTCAAGACACAGTTTCTTGAACCCATGATGGCCGGGCGTTTCACCGGCACCATGGCGCTGACAGAGCCCCATGCCGGCTCGTCCCTGGCCGATATCCGCACCCGGGCCAACCCACAGCCCGACGGCACTTACCGGATCAAGGGCAACAAGATTTATATTTCTGCCGGCGAGAACGAGCTGGGGGAAAACATCGTCCACCTGGTGCTGGCGAAGATTCCCGGTGGACCGGATGGGGTCAAGGGCATTTCCCTGTTTGTGGTGCCCAAATATCGCCTGGATGATCAGGGCCAGCCGGGTGAGCGCAATGATGTGATCCTGGCAGGGTTGATTCACAAGATGGGCTATCGCGGTGCCAGCAGTACCGCTCTCACTTTTGGCGATAACGATGATTGTCATGGTTATCTGGTAGGTGAAGAGCACCAGGGCTTGCGCTACATGTTCCAGATGATGAACGAGGCGCGGGTGGCCGTGGGCTATGGCGCAGCTTTGCTGGGCTACCGTGGTTACCGTTTCGCACTGGATTATGCCCGCGATCGTACCCAGGGCCGCCATGCCGAGAAGGCCGCGTTCAGTGAGCCCATGGTACCGATCATCGAACATGCGGATGTGCGCCGCCTGTTGCTTACCCAGAAAGCCTATGCGGAAGCAGCGCTGGCCATGTGCTTTTACGGCTATCGGCTGGTGGACGAAATCGAAACCGGGAATGAGGCGCAGGCCAAAGATGCAGAGCTGCTGCTGGACTTGTTGACCCCGGTCATCAAGACCTGGCCTTCCGAATTCGGCCTCAAGGCTAACGATATGGCCATCCAGGTATTCGGCGGCGCGGGCTACACTCGCGAATATCCGGTGGAGCAGGTTTGGCGGGATAACCGTCTCAATCCCATACACGAAGGCACCACCGGTATTCATGGTCTGGATTTGCTGGGGCGCAAGGTCTGGCAGTCTGCGGGTCGTGGTATGAAGTTGCTGGCCGAACACATTATGGCCGATGTATCAGCCACGTCAGATTCACGGTGCCGCCCCTTTGCCGATGCCCTGCAGGCGATGTTGCCAAAAGTGGATGCGGTGACCCGGGCAGCGGGCAAGACCCTGGCGGAAAAGGGACCGACCACGGGGCTGTCCAATGCCAATGCCTACCTGCAGCTGGTGGGACATGTAGTGGCCGCCTGGATGTGGCTGCGTCAGGCCAATGCTGCTGTGCAACTGGATGATGGCGACGCGGATTTTGCCAATGGTAAATTGCAGGCAGCCCGCTATTTTTTCCAGTGGGAACTGCCCCGTGTCGAGGTGGATGTAGCCCGTTTGCTGGAGGGTGACCGGACGTTTCTGGAAATGGAAGATCGCTGGTTCTGATTGTATTGACGATCAGTGTGCATGTCGTAAACGTGCTCGGGAGAGCCGCACCGCGGCCGAATGCCGTGACGACATTTTAGCCCCCGTTCAGGGGGCTTTTTTTTGGTTTATCGCGAGTTGGCGGGGAAGTTGCCGCTACCAAGGCCTTCCCGTAGGAGATTCTATGTTGTCCACCCCTTTTATGCGGCGGACGACGGCGCGTAGCTGGTGCGGTTCTTCATCAACGCGAAGGCGATACGGACCAGCTTGCGTGCGAGGATGACCAGGGCCTGCGTTTTCGCCAGGCCACGGTCGAGATAACCTTGGTAGACACTAGCCCAGCGGGCGCTTTTACGGGCAGCCATAGCTGCGCAATAAAGCAGTCTGCGGGTTTCTGAGTCGCCTTTCTTGGTCAGCTTGCGTTTTCCCGTTCTGGTGCCGGAGTCCTTTACATGGACATCCATCCCCAGGAAGGCGACGAAGGCGTCGCTGTTGCGGAAGTCTCCTCGTAGGAAGGCCATAACGAGCGCATATGCAGTCAGGTCGCCCACACCTTCCAGAGCCTTGCACCGTTGCACCTGATCACTAAGTCCAGCTTCTCTTACGGTGTCGCGAAGGTGTTTCTGGATCAGCGTATCCAGACTATTGATCTGTGAGATCAGCTTTTTCAGGCTTGCCTTGAGGATCTTTTCGCCACCCAGACTTTGCTGGATCATGGAGCGTGCCTTGATGAGCGCGGCGCGGCGGCGCAGCAGTGTCTGCAGTGTTCGATACGCCTTGGGTGGCGGGCTCCAGCGGCGTAGATCCTCTTTTTCTCTCTGCAAATGGCGGGCGAGCAGCTGGGCGTCAGAAGCGTCTGTTTTGGCTCGACCGCCTGTTCCCTTGCGGTAGCTGCTGAGCCGTGAAGCATCAACGACGTAAATGTGGTGCCCTTTGGCATGGGCCAACTCGATGACTGCCATGTGGTAAGTCCCTGTGGCCTCAATGGCGATCTCACAGGGGCATGGCAGGCTTTTGAGCCAGCGCTTGATCGCTTGGGGGGTGTTCTCGATAGTGAGCGTCTTGCCTTGGAAATGAATGACCAATTCGGCCTTGGCGACGTCGATGCCGACGATGGATCTTACTACTTGCATTGCCACTGAACTGCCCCTTGAGCTAGGTTACACATGCTTGTCGGGGCGCACCTAAACGCTGGCTTGCTGGTATCGTCGGTCTGAGGTGCGACTCAGCCGATGGATTCTTTATCGGCGTATGAATAGGTGCGGGGTGGGGCCAAGTCTCCTACCGTCTGTACCCTTGGGTCAGATGCGTCGTTGGTCCCTCCACCCCGGCAAGTCCTGCATTGTTGCAGGAGGGGCATTCAAACATACAAGCGTCGGTTATTCGCTCCGCTCACCCCTGCGGGGCCGCCTTGTCAGGCGTTCCTTCGCTGCGCTCGGTGTCGGCGCGATTTCAGACCGGGATCAAAAACGTTTTCACCACAGGGGTCACTGAAACCTCGGATCGGGAGCCGTTGCCAGAACCTTCGTTCAGCAAGTTGAATCTCCCACCAGACACCGGTTTCGCCCGGGCGAACTAAAGCGCTGAAATCGCGCCGCCAGCGACGCTCCTACGGAAAGGTGGGGCTTTCCCGGAAATCCGCGATGAACCTTTTTCAGCAGGCATCAGCCCTACCGGGGATTTACGCTAACCGCTAACCGCAAGCCGCTGTTTTCTATTCCTTTGTCTCTCTTGCTGGTGTCATCAAATGGTCATATATTTTGCTGGCGTTCGAGGAGTTTATTTTCAAGGAGAAAGAAAAAATGAAAAAACATTTGCTTGCGATGGCTGTTGCTGCGGCGATGCCGGTATCTGCCCTGGCTGCATCCACTTTTTACGGCAAGATTAATCTGAGTGTGGACAAGACCAGTGACTATCCGGAAGGACCGCTGGTGTTTGACGCGGACGATCTTTCTGATGCCTGGTTCGTCTCCAGTAATAGTTCCCGGCTGGGGGTGCGTGGGGAAGAAGGTCTGGATTTCAATAATCTGTCGGTAATTTATCAATATGAAGCCGGTTATGATGTGGATGGGGATTCTGGTTCCACTTTCAGCACCCGGAACAGTTTCCTGGGTCTGAATACGGTTGCCGGTAAATTCTTTGCCGGCCGCTTCGACAGCGTGGTGAAAGATGCAGAAGGCTGGGTAGACCAGTTCAACGAAACCGTTGCGGATATGGAAGTGGTGTTTATCAGCCAGAACCGCAACAACAATACCCTTAATTGGGAAAGCCCTGACTTTGGCGGCGTGGTGATTCGTGCACAGATTGCCCCGGGTGAAGGGGAGCAGATTGGTGTGGGCGCCAATAGTGAGACCAAGGATGGCCTGACCGAT
Proteins encoded in this window:
- a CDS encoding diguanylate cyclase produces the protein MHSRKVGRDNELKHHALLYMPVSRSNRPVRYSSSEALLDAHLQRLQQRHGMALWMITRVRDDVMWLLRVNDDHYGLEQGHRIEWQRSYCIRMVEQDGPCIVTDTREASPYRAAPINDDLEIGAYVGLPLLDARGALFGTLCALAPKAQPASLADRLPELEHDAALISFTLQRALRDAQQQRLSTFIEHPDRCDETGLPSVVGWRDILAQEQGNCINLGEASSVMYLQAAEDADSLVIADSLAALLRDQDSVAHLGNNQFGILLADTHQRKAAMVADRIRDALNAKRLLVKLQQEPLSPF
- a CDS encoding response regulator transcription factor, giving the protein MDNLSILLVEDHRQLAQTVLEFLEQQGATVDYAGNTHLARELVKEHHYDLMLLDVMLPGESGFEFCRSVREELTLDMPVIFMTARDQLDDKLEGFRNGGDDYIVKPFALPELAARVHAQIRRQRREVTANTLQVDDLELDPARQEARRAGQPLKLSPTAFRILRILMRESPKVVSREQLEQELWGDLVPDSDALRSHLYNLRKAVDKPFANHLLNTLPGVGFCIQSPEPSNP
- a CDS encoding helix-turn-helix domain-containing protein, whose translation is MYQVAVLAYDGVFASALTGIVDLLSLTGVTWNRIQGEPLDRQFSVRIVSRDGNPVRCTPSLRIAVDAAIDQVEKVDLVVVPTIGAPIESVLKQQKDVLPWLRKMHAAGADLASNCTGAFLLAEAGLLDGRTATTHWGFSQQFRHRYPQVQLNERELITRSDTIFCAGGGTAWRDLSILLVERYCGPDLARELARAFVIDVRNDLQSIYAGLPAHSYHQDEQVHTVQAWIHEHFHQSASLAQLAEKVHISPRQLQRRFTAALGEPPLQYLQRVRIEAARKMLERGASNLAKLSEQVGYQDVSSFSRLFKRHTGLSPSHYRQRFARNGALSD
- a CDS encoding acyl-CoA dehydrogenase; translated protein: MSDTILDRRDLRFQLFDVLDTDALLARPRFAEHSRETIEAALDTAEKLAREKFANHNTRADKEEPSFVDGKVVMLPEVKEAFDAYIEAGFLAARASFEEGGMQLPETAAAACTGMFTCVNPSTTVYPFLTAAAGNVIRNFASESLKTQFLEPMMAGRFTGTMALTEPHAGSSLADIRTRANPQPDGTYRIKGNKIYISAGENELGENIVHLVLAKIPGGPDGVKGISLFVVPKYRLDDQGQPGERNDVILAGLIHKMGYRGASSTALTFGDNDDCHGYLVGEEHQGLRYMFQMMNEARVAVGYGAALLGYRGYRFALDYARDRTQGRHAEKAAFSEPMVPIIEHADVRRLLLTQKAYAEAALAMCFYGYRLVDEIETGNEAQAKDAELLLDLLTPVIKTWPSEFGLKANDMAIQVFGGAGYTREYPVEQVWRDNRLNPIHEGTTGIHGLDLLGRKVWQSAGRGMKLLAEHIMADVSATSDSRCRPFADALQAMLPKVDAVTRAAGKTLAEKGPTTGLSNANAYLQLVGHVVAAWMWLRQANAAVQLDDGDADFANGKLQAARYFFQWELPRVEVDVARLLEGDRTFLEMEDRWF
- a CDS encoding IS110 family transposase — translated: MQVVRSIVGIDVAKAELVIHFQGKTLTIENTPQAIKRWLKSLPCPCEIAIEATGTYHMAVIELAHAKGHHIYVVDASRLSSYRKGTGGRAKTDASDAQLLARHLQREKEDLRRWSPPPKAYRTLQTLLRRRAALIKARSMIQQSLGGEKILKASLKKLISQINSLDTLIQKHLRDTVREAGLSDQVQRCKALEGVGDLTAYALVMAFLRGDFRNSDAFVAFLGMDVHVKDSGTRTGKRKLTKKGDSETRRLLYCAAMAARKSARWASVYQGYLDRGLAKTQALVILARKLVRIAFALMKNRTSYAPSSAA
- a CDS encoding porin encodes the protein MKKHLLAMAVAAAMPVSALAASTFYGKINLSVDKTSDYPEGPLVFDADDLSDAWFVSSNSSRLGVRGEEGLDFNNLSVIYQYEAGYDVDGDSGSTFSTRNSFLGLNTVAGKFFAGRFDSVVKDAEGWVDQFNETVADMEVVFISQNRNNNTLNWESPDFGGVVIRAQIAPGEGEQIGVGANSETKDGLTDTWGLSATLDNDAIYAALAYESAYDEISVLGATLGGDRDALRGTFGVKATDSVQLGIIAEKAAFDPIGDDEADLMSYLLSGRVGLNDRLGVKAQAGILDSSDLDLDIQVLTLGADYKLGSQTTAYGLLSASNTDFDPVGSVNDVDESGTAFSVGMVHKF